One part of the Vicia villosa cultivar HV-30 ecotype Madison, WI linkage group LG6, Vvil1.0, whole genome shotgun sequence genome encodes these proteins:
- the LOC131614034 gene encoding uncharacterized protein LOC131614034: MKGPAGRWWNTESTYFTNQGIPKDWQHFKTAFLEKYYPNSVRALKEREFQSFKQGNMSVSEYAEKFEDMAAYSRQAAYAPDELWKIDQFLMGLNADIVHSVSQREFTTYAECLRQCYVAENTLKRVQEEREQNMSVRRDHERSGQHLKPRTPPAAKKQTHGGSLTQPPWCGKCNKKHHGNCRPNFGNCYRCHQPGHYARDCTAPDVPEKTKGRVYTLDARKAQGNTNHVAGTCYVNDQPLFVLVDCGATHSFISYPCVRRLGFETSLLPNPMIISSATDDVVEAREICKECSITFNGRRFVIDLVCLPLKKIDVVLGMDWLSANSVYIGCKEKAIFIPAEETTSTDAIEHFLEGTINIVNYLFAQEKPFLLVLTSDSKDKKSVLEIPVVCEFSNVFPKDVTSLPPKREVEFSIDLIPGTAPVSIAPYRMSPVKLRELKSQLEELLLNKVTIKNKYPVPRIDDLLDQLKGACVFSKIDLRSGYHQIRVKSSDASKTAFRTRYGHYEFLVMAFGVTNAPAVFMDYMNRVFQPYLDQFVVIFIDDILIYSRTIEEHMENLRIVLSVLREKQLFAKFSKCEFWMSEVKFLGHVISGGGVAVDPSKVEAVINWERSKNATEVRSFLGLAGYYRRFITGFSKLALPLTRLTRKEVSFEWNSKCEKSFQKLKEKLTTAPVLELNMRQRRWMEYLKDFDFELKYHPGKANKVADALSRKEIKVAELMMLEFGLMEKFRNLDLQFEWAPTGVLMSNLRIENELWERIRQAQWNDVELQAKANLPDFVRTSDGLILFGRRMCVPNDTELRRLILDEAHKSKFTIHPGSTKMYQDLKGNF; this comes from the exons ATGAAGGGACCGGCAGGTAGATGGTGGAATACGGAATCCACGTACTTCACTAACCAAGGTATTCCTAAGGATTGGCAACATTTCAAGACAGCTTTCTTGGAGAAGTACTACCCCAACAGTGTGCGTGCTTTAAAGGAGCGTGAGTTTCAGTCCTTCAAACAAGGCAACATGTCGGTGTCTgaatatgctgagaagtttgaggaCATGGCTGCCTATTCCAGACAAGCAGCTTATGCACCAGATGAGTTGTGGAAGATTGATCAGTTCCTCATGGGGCTGAATGCTGATATTGTACACAGTGTGTCTCAAAGGGAGTTTACCACTTATGCTGAATGTCTGAGACAATGCTATGTTGCTGAGAACACATTGAAGAGGGTCCAAGAGGAAAGAGAGCAGAACATGTCGGTTCGTAGGGATCACGAAAGGTCGGGGCAGCATTTGAAACCCCGTACTCCTCCAGCGGCGAAGAAACAGACCCATGGTGGTAGCTTAACTCAACCTCCTTGGTGTGGCAAGTGCAACAAGAAGCATCATGGGAATTGTAGACCGAATTTTGGAAATTGTTACAGGTGCCATCAACCAGGGCATTATGCAAGGGATTGTACTGCCCCAGATGTTCCTGAGAAGACTAAAGGTCGTGTTTACACCTTGGACGCTAGGAAGGCCCAAGGAAACACTAATCATGTTGCTGGTACGTGTTATGTTAATGATCAGCCCTTGTTTGTGctagttgattgtggagcaacacattcttttatttcttatccTTGTGTGCGGAGGCTTGGCTTTGAAACGAGTCTTCTTCCTAATCCTATGATTATCTCGTCGGCTACGGACGATGTGGTAGAAGCTCGGGAAATATGCAAGGAGTGTTCTATTACCTTCAATGGTCGTAGATTCGTGATTGATCTCGTTTGTCTACCTCTTAAGAAGATCGATGTAGTACTTGGTATGGACTGGTTGTCAGCTAACTCGGTGTACATCGGTTGTAAAGAGAAGGCTATCTTCATTCCTGCTGAGGAGACTACATCAACCGATGCCATTGAACATTTTCTTGAAGGTACGATTAACATAGTCAACTACCTTTTTGCTCAAGAGAAGCCTTTCCTTTTGGTTCTTACGTCGGACTCCAAGGACAAGAAAAGTGTATTGGAGATTCCGGTTGTGTGTGAATTTTCCAATGTATTTCCTAAGGATGTTACTTCTCTTCCGCCGAAAAGGGAAGTtgaattctctattgatcttATTCCGGGTACCGCTCCAGTTTCTATTGCCCCTTATCGAATGTCTCCTGTAAAGCTAagagagttgaagagtcagctagaagagttgTTG CTGAACAAGGTAACCATAAAGAACAAGTACCCTGTACCGCGGATTGATGACCttctagatcaattgaaaggagcctgtgtgttctcaaAGATTGACctaaggtcgggatatcatcagattcgggttaaGAGTTCGGATGCATctaagactgcttttaggacgagaTACGGTCATTATGAGTTCTTGGTCATGGCATTCGGGGTAACCAATGCTCCTGCTGTCtttatggattacatgaatcgGGTGTTTCAACCATATTTGGATCAGTTCGTGGTAATCTTTATAGACGACATATTGATATACTCTCGGACTATCGAAGAGCACATGGAGAATTTGAGGATTGTGTTGTCGGTTCTCAGAGAAAAGCAGTTATTTGCAAAGTTTAGTAAGTGTGAGTTCTGGATGTCCGAAGTTAAGTTTCTTGGACATGTCATATCTGGCGGCGGCGTAGCTGTAGACCCTTCAAAGGTAGAAGCAGTGATAAATTGGGAACGATCCAAGAATGCAACCGAGGTCCGTAGTTTCCTAGGCTTGGCAGGTTACTATCGGAGGTTCATTACGGGCTTTTCCAAATTGGCATTACCTTTGACCAGGCTTACAAGGAAGGAAGTTTCATTCGAATGGAATTCAAAATGTGagaagagttttcagaaactcaagGAGAAACTGACTACTGCTCCAGTGTTG gaACTTAACATGCGtcaaaggagatggatggagtacttGAAGGACTTTGACTTTGAGTTGAAGTACCATCCCGGTAAAGCTAATAAGGTAGCGGATGCCTTAAGTAGAAAAGAGATAAAAGTTGCAGAGCTGATGATGTTGGAGTTTGGCCTTATGGAGAAGTTCAGAAATTTGGACTTACAATTTGAGTGGGCACCAACGGGTGTGTTGATGAGTAACTTGCGTATTGAGAATGAGTTGTGGGAAAGGATCCGTCAAGCACAGTGGAATGATGTAGAATTGCAGGCTAAAGCAAACCTTCCAGATTTTGTTCGTACATCTGATGGACTCATTCTTTTTGGACGGAGGATGTGTGTGCCAAATGACACGGAGTTAAGGAGGTTAATTCTGGACGAGGCTCACAAGAGCAAATTCACCATCCATCCCGGATCgaccaagatgtatcaagacttgaaaggGAATTTTTAG